Proteins from one Oscillatoria nigro-viridis PCC 7112 genomic window:
- the priA gene encoding primosomal protein N' gives MSTVTFGLSTPVAAEAGASYGSSEPPQRPTLQAEWIEVLVDSPFRVAGDSPGEENKLFTYRLPAELTVQPGDILSVPFGSQQVGAIAIRFISQLPPDLDPARVKDVEDVVSTGFFPPTYWELLDRTATYYCTPLIQVIRASLPPGLLSRSVRRIRLIKDAISPNAETFLNPAASQILQLLQAQKNGDYTWQYLQRQVKGSYRGLRDLLKRGWVESYLEPPHPPKPQLKPAVTLIASAFVTDLTKRQQEVLEVLRRGGGEMWMNDLLRICSASSSVVKALEQKGSVVIDQREVLRGDRGISQLPDAPKTLTHFQAEALAFINSFSGFRQVLLHGVTGSGKTEVYLQAIAPILASGKSALVLVPEIGLTPQLTDRFRARFGEQICVYHSALSDGERYDTWRQMLTGTPQIVIGTRSAIFAPLPHLGLIILDEEHDSSFKQDQPAPCYHARTVAKWRAELENCPLILGSATPALETLVGTRRDYYSLPNIHYLSLPDRIYSRPMPPVEIVDMRQELRQGNRSIFSASLQNALEQLQARQQQGILFIHRRGHSTFVSCRSCGYVMECPNCDVSLSYHHVGEGTAEVLRCHYCNHTERHPQNCPECSSPYFKNFGSGTQRVEQELTRLFPELRAIRFDSDTTRNKGDHRRLLTQFANGEADILLGTQMLTKGLDLAGVTLVGVVSADGLLNLSDYRASERAFQTLTQVAGRAGRGDDPGRVIIQTYTPEHRVIQAVRRHEYAGFVETELAERSALNYPPSGRLILLRLSSVDAAEVAVTAVQLASVCHEYIERLSLPGCELLGPAPAAIMRVANRYRWQILLKLPLDESVDLSDLIGLRDRTPRSVSLTIDVDPLNFG, from the coding sequence ATGTCTACTGTCACTTTTGGTTTGTCAACCCCTGTAGCGGCAGAGGCCGGGGCATCCTACGGCAGCAGCGAACCGCCACAGCGCCCCACCCTGCAAGCAGAGTGGATCGAGGTATTGGTGGACTCTCCTTTCAGGGTTGCGGGGGACTCCCCTGGGGAGGAAAATAAGTTATTTACCTATCGTTTACCTGCGGAACTTACCGTGCAACCGGGGGATATTTTGAGTGTACCCTTTGGCAGTCAACAGGTAGGGGCGATCGCAATTCGGTTCATTTCTCAACTGCCGCCCGACTTAGATCCGGCGCGGGTTAAAGATGTCGAAGATGTTGTCAGTACGGGTTTTTTCCCGCCGACTTACTGGGAATTACTCGATCGCACTGCCACCTATTATTGCACACCTTTAATTCAAGTAATTAGAGCCTCGCTGCCGCCCGGTTTGTTAAGCCGTTCCGTGCGCCGAATTCGCTTAATTAAAGACGCAATTTCTCCGAATGCCGAAACATTTCTCAATCCCGCAGCCAGTCAAATTTTGCAATTGCTGCAAGCTCAAAAAAACGGCGATTACACTTGGCAATACCTCCAGCGACAAGTCAAGGGAAGTTATCGGGGATTGCGAGATTTATTGAAACGCGGTTGGGTAGAAAGTTATTTAGAACCTCCCCATCCTCCCAAACCACAACTCAAACCGGCAGTGACATTAATTGCTAGTGCATTTGTCACAGATTTAACCAAGCGTCAACAAGAAGTATTGGAAGTTTTGCGCCGGGGTGGCGGTGAAATGTGGATGAATGATTTACTGAGGATTTGCAGCGCGAGTTCTTCGGTTGTCAAAGCTTTGGAACAAAAAGGTAGCGTTGTTATCGATCAAAGGGAAGTGCTCAGGGGCGATCGCGGAATTTCTCAATTGCCAGATGCACCCAAAACTTTAACTCATTTTCAAGCTGAAGCTTTAGCGTTTATTAACTCTTTTTCGGGATTCCGTCAAGTGCTGCTGCACGGCGTTACAGGTTCGGGGAAAACCGAAGTGTATTTGCAGGCGATCGCCCCAATCTTAGCCAGCGGCAAATCCGCCCTCGTACTCGTTCCCGAAATCGGCCTGACACCCCAACTTACAGACAGATTCCGCGCCCGTTTTGGCGAGCAAATTTGCGTGTACCACAGCGCCCTATCCGACGGCGAACGTTACGATACATGGCGTCAGATGCTGACTGGAACCCCGCAAATTGTCATCGGCACGCGATCGGCCATTTTTGCGCCTTTACCTCACCTCGGCTTAATTATCCTCGATGAAGAACACGACAGCAGCTTCAAACAAGACCAACCAGCCCCCTGCTACCACGCCCGCACCGTTGCCAAATGGCGCGCCGAATTAGAAAATTGTCCCTTAATTTTAGGTTCCGCAACGCCAGCCTTAGAGACTTTGGTGGGGACGCGCCGAGATTATTACTCGTTACCAAACATCCATTATTTATCATTGCCCGATCGCATTTATTCCCGCCCGATGCCGCCTGTGGAAATAGTCGATATGCGCCAAGAATTGCGGCAAGGAAACCGCTCAATTTTCAGCGCTTCCCTGCAAAACGCGCTGGAACAATTGCAAGCCAGACAACAGCAAGGTATCCTGTTTATTCACAGAAGAGGACACAGTACCTTTGTGTCTTGTCGGAGTTGCGGCTATGTGATGGAATGCCCGAACTGCGATGTTTCTCTGTCTTATCACCACGTCGGCGAAGGAACCGCAGAAGTGTTGCGCTGTCACTACTGCAACCACACGGAACGACACCCCCAAAACTGCCCGGAATGCAGTTCTCCTTACTTCAAAAACTTTGGCAGCGGCACTCAGCGAGTCGAACAGGAATTAACGAGATTATTTCCCGAATTGCGGGCAATCCGGTTTGACAGCGATACGACTAGAAATAAGGGCGACCACCGCAGATTGTTAACGCAATTTGCTAATGGGGAAGCTGACATTTTGTTGGGTACGCAAATGCTGACGAAAGGGTTAGATTTAGCTGGAGTAACATTGGTGGGAGTTGTGTCTGCTGACGGGTTGCTGAACTTATCAGATTATCGGGCAAGCGAACGAGCTTTTCAAACATTAACTCAAGTCGCGGGCCGTGCCGGCAGAGGCGACGATCCGGGGCGGGTAATTATTCAAACTTACACTCCCGAACACCGGGTTATTCAAGCAGTTAGGCGGCACGAATATGCAGGTTTTGTGGAAACAGAATTAGCAGAAAGATCGGCGCTGAATTATCCACCTTCGGGGCGGCTGATTTTGTTGCGGTTGAGCAGTGTAGATGCGGCGGAAGTTGCGGTGACGGCGGTACAATTGGCGTCTGTTTGTCATGAGTATATTGAGCGATTGTCTCTACCGGGGTGTGAGTTGTTGGGGCCTGCACCTGCGGCGATTATGCGGGTGGCAAATCGCTATCGGTGGCAGATTTTGCTGAAGTTGCCTTTGGATGAGTCGGTGGATTTGTCGGATTTGATCGGATTGCGCGATCGCACGCCGC
- a CDS encoding sensor histidine kinase: protein MEPTDWDNRIKELEKENRILREKLENSETERSQFQALNQKKEFLLKKLTEEFRDYEFFLKARISTLEKALLNQQTTQIKLIEAEKMSALGILVAGIAHEINNPVNFIYGNITYVNDYAGDILKLLAMYQDRYPETDAEIEDFMEKIDIDFLREDLLKTLSSMKVGSERIREIVLTLRNFARVDEAEKKPVNIHEGIESTLLILQHLTKEKPGHSAIKFIKDYGDLPKVECYAGQLNQVFMNIINNAVDALREREQKSSLEEIEANPIQMTITTSIISENWARISIKDNGLGMNESVKSKIFDPFFTTKPVGHGTGLGLSISYQIVVDKHGGRLECISAIGEGTELAIEIPIANSRS from the coding sequence ATGGAACCAACAGACTGGGACAACAGAATCAAAGAGCTGGAAAAGGAAAATCGAATACTCCGGGAAAAACTCGAAAATTCGGAAACCGAACGCAGCCAATTCCAAGCCCTCAATCAAAAAAAAGAATTTTTGCTCAAAAAACTAACGGAGGAATTTAGAGATTACGAATTTTTTTTAAAAGCAAGAATCTCTACACTAGAAAAAGCTCTCTTAAACCAGCAAACAACGCAGATCAAATTGATCGAAGCCGAAAAAATGTCGGCTTTGGGCATTTTGGTAGCTGGTATCGCCCACGAAATCAACAATCCCGTCAACTTCATCTACGGCAATATTACCTATGTCAATGACTACGCTGGCGACATTTTAAAATTGCTAGCAATGTACCAGGATCGGTATCCCGAAACAGATGCAGAGATTGAAGACTTTATGGAAAAAATTGATATCGACTTTCTGCGCGAAGATTTGTTAAAAACTCTTTCTTCAATGAAAGTTGGCTCCGAGCGCATCCGCGAAATTGTACTAACTTTACGCAACTTTGCGCGGGTAGATGAAGCTGAAAAAAAACCAGTTAATATTCACGAAGGCATTGAGAGCACCTTGTTAATTTTGCAGCATTTAACTAAAGAAAAACCCGGTCATTCCGCGATAAAATTCATTAAAGATTATGGAGATTTGCCCAAGGTAGAGTGTTATGCTGGTCAATTAAATCAGGTGTTTATGAACATCATTAATAATGCTGTTGATGCCCTGCGGGAGCGAGAGCAAAAGTCTTCACTGGAGGAGATAGAAGCCAACCCGATCCAGATGACCATTACCACTTCTATTATTTCCGAAAATTGGGCAAGAATTAGCATCAAAGATAATGGTCTCGGAATGAATGAATCTGTAAAATCGAAAATTTTCGATCCGTTTTTTACCACCAAACCAGTTGGTCACGGGACGGGTTTGGGATTGTCAATTAGCTATCAGATTGTTGTGGACAAACACGGCGGGAGGTTGGAGTGCATCTCCGCAATTGGAGAAGGGACTGAATTGGCGATCGAGATTCCGATCGCCAATTCCCGCAGCTAA
- a CDS encoding fused MFS/spermidine synthase produces the protein MSGSEVRADFWMSEYITPWDIYVHGVIAVLAYKKTAYQEMYVVQTGTYGKGLVLDGKWQSCTGDEFLYHEPLVHPAMICHGSPKKVLVLGGGEGATIREVLRWKTVEKVVMIDIDGEVVEACREHLPEMHQNAFDDPRCEVVIGDALDYLDKTDNDWDIVISDLSDPIEEGPSFQLFTKEYFEKVRSVMSPNGYFVVQAGPVSPAEMKMHARIVNTLKSVFSNVQSCTSFISTYGAPWGFAIASNQEINTRPEPAVTDKLLAEKTTGGFRMFDGITLLGLMQLPGHLRQVIAAETEVYTMAAPPKFFGKGSVSQ, from the coding sequence ATGTCAGGTAGCGAAGTTCGTGCAGACTTTTGGATGAGCGAGTACATTACCCCTTGGGATATTTACGTTCACGGCGTCATCGCGGTGCTTGCTTACAAAAAAACAGCCTATCAAGAAATGTACGTAGTTCAGACCGGTACTTACGGCAAAGGCTTAGTTTTAGACGGTAAGTGGCAATCTTGTACGGGCGACGAGTTTCTGTACCACGAACCCTTGGTACACCCAGCCATGATTTGTCACGGTTCCCCCAAAAAAGTCCTCGTTCTCGGCGGCGGAGAAGGAGCTACAATTAGAGAAGTGCTGCGCTGGAAAACAGTTGAAAAAGTCGTGATGATCGACATTGACGGCGAAGTAGTAGAAGCTTGTCGCGAACACCTGCCCGAAATGCACCAAAATGCCTTTGACGACCCCCGCTGCGAAGTAGTGATCGGCGATGCTTTGGACTATTTAGACAAAACTGACAATGATTGGGATATTGTCATTTCTGACTTGTCCGATCCCATTGAAGAAGGCCCATCTTTCCAGTTGTTTACCAAGGAGTATTTTGAGAAAGTTCGCAGCGTAATGTCACCTAACGGATATTTCGTAGTGCAAGCGGGCCCAGTTTCGCCGGCAGAAATGAAAATGCACGCTCGCATTGTCAATACCCTGAAATCTGTTTTCTCCAACGTTCAATCCTGCACCAGCTTTATTTCTACTTACGGAGCTCCTTGGGGTTTTGCGATAGCTTCTAATCAAGAAATAAATACGCGACCCGAACCGGCAGTTACTGACAAATTACTTGCCGAGAAAACAACTGGCGGGTTCCGGATGTTCGACGGAATTACACTGTTGGGCTTGATGCAGCTTCCCGGTCACTTGCGGCAGGTAATCGCCGCTGAAACCGAAGTTTACACTATGGCAGCACCGCCTAAGTTTTTCGGGAAAGGCTCTGTCAGTCAGTGA
- a CDS encoding YqaE/Pmp3 family membrane protein: MSNLIRIVAAIFLPPLGVFLTVGLGTDFWINLVLTCFFWFPGMIHAIWIIAKHDRA, from the coding sequence ATGAGCAATTTAATTCGCATAGTTGCTGCAATTTTTCTTCCCCCGCTGGGTGTATTTTTGACTGTAGGCCTCGGCACTGATTTTTGGATCAACCTGGTTCTAACCTGTTTTTTCTGGTTTCCGGGTATGATCCACGCCATTTGGATAATTGCCAAGCACGATCGAGCTTAA
- a CDS encoding ankyrin repeat domain-containing protein: protein MTDLINAVKTGDVAAVESAIEQRADINAKDEQGETALTTAAEAGNSAIVKKLLAAGADVNSHDNDGWTALMSAAAAGHTEIVQLLLEAGADVNAKTNFGLTALMSAAGSGRTQVVEFLIDKGADIKAKDNNTWTALIWASSEGHKDAVEVLKLARDRA, encoded by the coding sequence ATGACAGATTTAATTAATGCCGTCAAAACGGGTGATGTTGCTGCTGTAGAAAGTGCGATCGAACAGCGTGCAGATATCAATGCCAAAGATGAGCAAGGTGAGACGGCTTTGACGACGGCGGCTGAGGCTGGCAATTCGGCGATCGTCAAAAAATTGCTGGCGGCAGGTGCGGATGTCAACAGTCACGACAATGACGGGTGGACGGCGTTAATGAGTGCCGCTGCTGCCGGACATACCGAGATTGTACAGCTTTTGCTGGAGGCGGGGGCGGATGTGAATGCTAAAACTAATTTTGGTTTGACGGCTTTGATGAGTGCTGCAGGTAGCGGGCGCACTCAAGTTGTGGAATTTTTAATCGATAAAGGAGCTGATATCAAAGCTAAGGATAATAATACTTGGACGGCGTTAATTTGGGCGTCTTCGGAAGGTCACAAAGATGCGGTTGAGGTTTTGAAGCTAGCGCGCGATCGGGCTTAA